In one Scyliorhinus canicula chromosome 3, sScyCan1.1, whole genome shotgun sequence genomic region, the following are encoded:
- the LOC119963713 gene encoding C2 calcium-dependent domain-containing protein 4C-like, which translates to MLSTASYLSFKANVESLLPWLSVKKATTKAPSADRRSKDIFSVMVTPDRIPKFFIPSLDVHIHRDEGQEAGGGSPPAHLLLGARGEGSRKHSSERSYSEPSVRRGRLGQRQSRRESSSAEGGRLWGGLEGVSDHSDPPTRAAMSLPHLQKITTPYGFLALGEIPHIKRKESLFFEDEVADIRAVPRSGKKSTVLGRSRSTPLSAELQQHQPPGPSPVSRANRAASWESFSQPSPPTYPLPAPSSFTNWRKDKSKFQLLIKKHLKSIKRGRSNSSSER; encoded by the coding sequence ATGCTGTCCACGGCGTCCTACCTCTCCTTCAAAGCGAATGTGGAAAGTCTGCTGCCCTGGCTCAGTGTGAAAAAGGCGACAACCAAAGCGCCCTCCGCAGACAGGAGGTCCAAGGACATCTTCAGCGTGATGGTGACTCCTGATCGCATCCCCAAGTTCTTCATCCCGTCCCTGGACGTGCACATTCACCGGGACGAGGGGCAGGAAGCCGGGGGAGGCTCCCCTCCTGCACACTTGCTGCTTGGGGCGAGGGGAGAAGGGTCGAGGAAGCACAGCTCCGAGAGGAGTTACTCGGAACCGTCTGTGAGGAGGGGCCGCCTTGGGCAGAGGCAAAGCCGGCGCGAAAGCTCTTCAGCGGAGGGCGGCCGGCTCTGGGGCGGGCTGGAGGGGGTGTCTGACCATTCGGACCCCCCAACCAGAGCTGCCATGTCCCTGCCACATCTCCAGAAAATCACCACCCCCTACGGCTTCCTCGCCCTCGGAGAGATCCCTCACATCAAGAGGAAAGAGTCACTTTTCTTTGAAGACGAAGTGGCGGATATCAGGGCTGTGCCGAGGAGCGGGAAGAAGAGCACGGTGCTGGGCAGGAGCCGCTCCACTcccctcagtgctgagctccaACAGCACCAGCCGCCTGGCCCGAGCCCAGTGAGCAGAGCAAACAGAGCAGCGTCCTGGGAAAGCTTCAGTCAGCCCAGCCCCCCGACTTACCCCCTGCCAGCACCCAGCTCCTTCACCAACTGGAGAAAGGACAAGAGTAAGTTTCAGCTTCTGATCAAAAAACATCTCAAGAGCATCAAACGTGGGAGGTCCAACAGTTCCTCAGAGCGGTGA